The proteins below come from a single Myxocyprinus asiaticus isolate MX2 ecotype Aquarium Trade chromosome 28, UBuf_Myxa_2, whole genome shotgun sequence genomic window:
- the LOC127419090 gene encoding eukaryotic translation initiation factor 4B-like isoform X8: MAASGEDFGGKKNKKKGKTLTLTDFLAEDSGGNAPPTYAPAKPTSWADETDDLEGDVTTSWHTEDDMYRAPPIDRSILPTAPRAAREPNIDRSRLPRNPPYTAFLGNLPYDVTEDSIKNFFRGLSISAVRLPREPSNPERLKGFGYAEFDDIDSLLRALGLNEENLGNRRIRVDIADQSNEKERDERSMSGRDRNRNERDMGPDKTDSDWRARPKGDSDDGPKRDDAFGEHRYRDGQRWDGDRYDGGRERYRERYDDRDRRDYDRGYDSRSGGRRAFGSGFRRDYDERRDDFRGSGDRYADREDRFERREEKREDRGPPQRPKLNLKPRSVPKEEEQSSAPSAPSGRATSIFGGAKPVDTAAKEREVEERLKKEQERLQRQLEEDKNRGPERKPRERHPSWRSEDQATERSRTGSESSQTGSTSNRGPRHRESERSVENEVFSRDEEPPSYGTQTSSKQEGLPLKVVPAPPPKENVWAKRSTMSAGSSESDTKPTVSLGSSTPPKSSTSSAEVPQRSKEIQLSQ; encoded by the exons ATGGCGGCGTCAGGTGAGGATTTTGGAG gtaaaaagaataagaaaaaggGTAAGACCCTTACCCTTACTGACTTTTTAGCAGAGGACAGCGGGGGAAATGCGCCACCGACTTACGCACCTGCAAAGCCCACCAGCTGGGCTGATGAGACCGATGACCTGGAGGGAGATG TTACTACATCCTGGCACACAGAGGATGACATGTATCGTGCGCCGCCCATCGATCGGTCCATTCTGCCAACGGCTCCACGAGCCGCCCGTGAGCCCAACATCGACCGCTCCCGTCTTCCCCGCAACCCCCCCTACACTGCCTTCCTGGGCAACCTTCCTTATGATGTCACTGAAGACTCCATTAAAAACTTCTTTCGTGGACTGAGT ATCAGTGCAGTTCGCCTCCCAAGGGAGCCTAGTAACCCAGAGCGACTGAAAGGCTTCGGTTATGCTGAATTCGATGATATAGACTCTCTGTTGCGAGCACTCGGTCTCAATGAAGAG AACCTTGGAAATCGTAGGATCCGTGTAGATATTGCTGACCAGTCCAATGAAAAAG AGAGGGATGAGCGGTCCATGTCAGGAAGGGACCGTAATCGTAATGAACGAGACATGGGCCCAGACAAGACAGATTCTGACTGGCGGGCAAGGCCTAAAGGTGATTCAGATGATGGACCAAAACGAGACGACGCCTTTGGAGAGC ACCGTTACCGTGATGGCCAGCGGTGGGATGGCGATCGTTACGATGGAGGAAGAGAGCGATACCGTGAGCGGTATGACGACAGAGACCGCAGAGACTATGACAGAG gCTACGATTCTCGCAGTGGGGGACGTAGGGCATTTGGAAGTGGTTTCCGGCGCGATTACGATGAACGGCGGGACGACTTTCGTGGTAGCGGAGATCGCTATGCTGACCGTGAAGACAGATTTGAGAGACGGGAAGAGAAGCGCGAGGACAGAG GTCCCCCACAGAGACCCAAGCTGAACCTGAAGCCCCGCAGCGTTCCCAAAGAAGAAGAGCAGAGCAGCGCTCCATCAGCCCCATCAGGACGAGCCACATCCATCTTTGGAGGAGCCAAACCAGTGGACACGGCCGCTaaagagagagaggtggaggagAGACTGAAGAAAGAGCAGGAGAGACTGCAGAGGCAACTGGAGGAGGACAAGAACAGAGGACCTGAACGCAAGCCCAGAGAGAG GCATCCCAGCTGGCGTAGTGAGGACCAAGCAACCGAGCGCTCACGAACAGGAAGTGAGTCATCACAAACTGGAAGCACATCAAACAGGG GGCCAAGACATCGGGAAAGTGAACGTTCTGTGGAAAACGAGGTTTTCAGCCGTGATGAGGAGCCACCTTCCTATGGAACCCAGACTTCCTCCAAGCAGGAGGGGCTGCCACTAAAGGTTGTTCCAGCTCCACCACCTAAGGAGAATGTTTGGGCAAAGAGGAGCACCATGAGTGCAGGATCCAGTGAGAGTGACACTAAACCCACTGTCTCTCTAGGCAGCAGTACTCCACCTAAAAG TTCAACAAGCTCAGCTGAAGTTCCCCAGAGAAGTAAAG AAATTCAGCTCAGCCAGTAA
- the LOC127419090 gene encoding eukaryotic translation initiation factor 4B-like isoform X3, translated as MAASGEDFGGKKNKKKGKTLTLTDFLAEDSGGNAPPTYAPAKPTSWADETDDLEGDVTTSWHTEDDMYRAPPIDRSILPTAPRAAREPNIDRSRLPRNPPYTAFLGNLPYDVTEDSIKNFFRGLSISAVRLPREPSNPERLKGFGYAEFDDIDSLLRALGLNEENLGNRRIRVDIADQSNEKERDERSMSGRDRNRNERDMGPDKTDSDWRARPKGDSDDGPKRDDAFGEHRYRDGQRWDGDRYDGGRERYRERYDDRDRRDYDRGYDSRSGGRRAFGSGFRRDYDERRDDFRGSGDRYADREDRFERREEKREDRGPPQRPKLNLKPRSVPKEEEQSSAPSAPSGRATSIFGGAKPVDTAAKEREVEERLKKEQERLQRQLEEDKNRGPERKPRERHPSWRSEDQATERSRTGSESSQTGSTSNRGPRHRESERSVENEVFSRDEEPPSYGTQTSSKQEGLPLKVVPAPPPKENVWAKRSTMSAGSSESDTKPTVSLGSSTPPKSSTSSAEVPQRSKDENQAYGVHQDRGPFRGRGGASGSGAGRGRGDAASRDRRKETDRAINWSAGANSLGP; from the exons ATGGCGGCGTCAGGTGAGGATTTTGGAG gtaaaaagaataagaaaaaggGTAAGACCCTTACCCTTACTGACTTTTTAGCAGAGGACAGCGGGGGAAATGCGCCACCGACTTACGCACCTGCAAAGCCCACCAGCTGGGCTGATGAGACCGATGACCTGGAGGGAGATG TTACTACATCCTGGCACACAGAGGATGACATGTATCGTGCGCCGCCCATCGATCGGTCCATTCTGCCAACGGCTCCACGAGCCGCCCGTGAGCCCAACATCGACCGCTCCCGTCTTCCCCGCAACCCCCCCTACACTGCCTTCCTGGGCAACCTTCCTTATGATGTCACTGAAGACTCCATTAAAAACTTCTTTCGTGGACTGAGT ATCAGTGCAGTTCGCCTCCCAAGGGAGCCTAGTAACCCAGAGCGACTGAAAGGCTTCGGTTATGCTGAATTCGATGATATAGACTCTCTGTTGCGAGCACTCGGTCTCAATGAAGAG AACCTTGGAAATCGTAGGATCCGTGTAGATATTGCTGACCAGTCCAATGAAAAAG AGAGGGATGAGCGGTCCATGTCAGGAAGGGACCGTAATCGTAATGAACGAGACATGGGCCCAGACAAGACAGATTCTGACTGGCGGGCAAGGCCTAAAGGTGATTCAGATGATGGACCAAAACGAGACGACGCCTTTGGAGAGC ACCGTTACCGTGATGGCCAGCGGTGGGATGGCGATCGTTACGATGGAGGAAGAGAGCGATACCGTGAGCGGTATGACGACAGAGACCGCAGAGACTATGACAGAG gCTACGATTCTCGCAGTGGGGGACGTAGGGCATTTGGAAGTGGTTTCCGGCGCGATTACGATGAACGGCGGGACGACTTTCGTGGTAGCGGAGATCGCTATGCTGACCGTGAAGACAGATTTGAGAGACGGGAAGAGAAGCGCGAGGACAGAG GTCCCCCACAGAGACCCAAGCTGAACCTGAAGCCCCGCAGCGTTCCCAAAGAAGAAGAGCAGAGCAGCGCTCCATCAGCCCCATCAGGACGAGCCACATCCATCTTTGGAGGAGCCAAACCAGTGGACACGGCCGCTaaagagagagaggtggaggagAGACTGAAGAAAGAGCAGGAGAGACTGCAGAGGCAACTGGAGGAGGACAAGAACAGAGGACCTGAACGCAAGCCCAGAGAGAG GCATCCCAGCTGGCGTAGTGAGGACCAAGCAACCGAGCGCTCACGAACAGGAAGTGAGTCATCACAAACTGGAAGCACATCAAACAGGG GGCCAAGACATCGGGAAAGTGAACGTTCTGTGGAAAACGAGGTTTTCAGCCGTGATGAGGAGCCACCTTCCTATGGAACCCAGACTTCCTCCAAGCAGGAGGGGCTGCCACTAAAGGTTGTTCCAGCTCCACCACCTAAGGAGAATGTTTGGGCAAAGAGGAGCACCATGAGTGCAGGATCCAGTGAGAGTGACACTAAACCCACTGTCTCTCTAGGCAGCAGTACTCCACCTAAAAG TTCAACAAGCTCAGCTGAAGTTCCCCAGAGAAGTAAAG ATGAAAACCAGGCATATGGGGTGCACCAGGATCGGGGCCCCTTTCGGGGTCGTGGCGGGGCCTCAGGCTCTGGAGCAGGCAGGGGGCGTGGAGACGCGGCCAGCCGAGACCGAAGGAAGGAGACAGACAG GGCAATCAACTGGTCAGCTGGGGCCAATAGTCTCGGACCTTGA